Proteins from a genomic interval of Medicago truncatula cultivar Jemalong A17 chromosome 3, MtrunA17r5.0-ANR, whole genome shotgun sequence:
- the LOC11435970 gene encoding subtilisin-like protease SBT5.3 isoform X1 — translation MGLPIPTLHFLLQILLVSLLHTPTFAEIKSYVVYLGSHSHDSEELSSVDFNRVTDSHYEFLGSFLGSSKTAKESIFYSYTRHINGFAATLEEEVAAEIAKHPKVLSVFENNGRKLHTTHSWGFMGLEDSYGVIPSSSIWNKARFGDGIIIANLDTGVWPESKSFSDEGFGPIPSKWRGICDKGRDPSFHCNRKLIGARYFNKGYASRLTVPLNSSFETPRDNEGHGSHTLSTAGGNMVPGVSVFGQGYGTAKGGSPKARVASYKVCWPPINGDECFDADILAAFDAAIHDGVDVLSVSLGGSASNLFNDSVAIGSFHAAKKGIVVVCSAGNSGPNDATASNLAPWYITVGASTMDREFPSYVVLGNNLTFKGESLSAARLADKFYPIIKATDAKLASATNEDAVLCQNGTLDPKKVKGKIVLCLRGINARVDKGEQALLAGAVGMVLANDKTTGNEIIADPHVLPASHINFSDGVEVFHYVNSSKSPVAYITHPTTKLHTKPAPFMAAFSSKGPNTIIPEILKPDITAPGVSVIAAYTEAEGPTNQEFDNRRIQFNSVSGTSMSCPHISGIVGLLRSLYPSWTPAAIKSAIMTTATTLDNKAEPIMNATKSQATPFSYGAGHVQPNSAMDPGLVYDITTNDYFNFLCALGYNETQMSLFSKGPYKCHKNFSILNLNYPSITVPNLSGSVTVTRTLKNVGAPGTYIVHVQSPSGITISVKPNILEFKKVGEEKRFEVKLKVKKGKATKSYVFGKMIWSDGKHYVKSPLVVKAV, via the exons ATGGGGTTACCAATTCCTACCCTTCACTTTCTCCTTCAAATTCTTCTTGTCTCTCTACTTCACACACCAACCTTTGCTGAGATAAAG TCATATGTGGTATACTTAGGAAGCCATTCACATGATTCAGAAGAACTGTCTTCAGTTGACTTCAATCGTGTTACGGATTCTCACTATGAGTTTCTAGGATCTTTCTTGGGAAg TTCTAAAACAGCAAAAGAATCGATATTTTACTCGTACACAAGGCACATAAATGGTTTTGCTGCAACTTTGGAAGAAGAAGTAGCAGCTGAGATAGCAA AACATCCAAAAGTGTTGTCAGTGTTTGAGAACAATGGAAGGAAACTACACACGACTCATTCATGGGGGTTCATGGGGTTGGAAGATAGTTATGGAGTGATACCGTCCAGCTCAATTTGGAACAAAGCTAGATTTGGTGATGGTATCATTATAGCAAATCTTGATACAG GCGTTTGGCCTGAATCAAAGAGCTTTAGTGATGAAGGGTTTGGACCAATTCCATCAAAGTGGAGAGGAATATGTGATAAGGGGAGGGATCCTAGTTTTCACTGCAACAG GAAACTGATTGGAGCAAGGTATTTCAACAAAGGCTATGCTTCGAGACTAACTGTCCCACTAAATTCTTCCTTTGAAACACCTCGTGACAATGAAGGTCATGGATCTCATACTTTATCAACAGCCGGTGGAAACATGGTACCTGGAGTCAGTGTCTTCGGTCAAGGCTATGGAACAGCAAAGGGTGGTTCACCAAAAGCAAGAGTTGCATCATACAAAGTTTGTTGGCCTCCAATTAATGGCGACGAGTGCTTTGATGCAGACATACTTGCAGCATTTGATGCAGCTATCCATGATGGTGTTGATGTCTTGTCTGTGTCACTTGGTGGCTCTGCTTCTAACCTTTTCAATGATAGTGTTGCTATTGGATCTTTCCATGCTGCTAAGAAAggtattgttgttgtttgctcTGCTGGCAATAGTGGACCAAATGATGCTACTGCATCAAATCTAGCTCCTTGGTATATCACAGTTGGTGCCAGCACAATGGATAGAGAGTTCCCTAGTTATGTTGTTCTTGGTAACAATTTAACCTTCAAG GGAGAAAGCTTATCAGCTGCCAGATTAGCAGACAAGTTCTACCCAATTATTAAAGCAACAGATGCTAAATTGGCAAGTGCAACAAATGAAGATGC CGTACTTTGCCAGAATGGAACTCTGGACCCCAAGAAGGTGAAGGGTAAGATAGTATTATGCCTGAGAGGAATAAATGCAAGAGTGGACAAGGGAGAGCAAGCTCTTCTAGCTGGTGCAGTAGGAATGGTCCTTGCCAATGATAAGACTACTGGAAATGAAATTATAGCTGATCCTCATGTTCTTCCTGCTTCTCACATCAATTTCTCTGATGGTGTAGAAGTCTTTCATTATGTCAACTCTTCCAA GTCTCCAGTGGCTTATATTACACATCCAACAACAAAATTGCATACTAAGCCAGCCCCTTTCATGGCAGCATTTTCCTCCAAAGGACCAAATACTATTATACCTGAGATTCTAAAG CCTGATATCACTGCACCAGGAGTGTCGGTTATAGCAGCCTACACTGAAGCTGAAGGGCCAACTAATCAAGAGTTTGACAATCGCCGAATTCAATTTAACTCAGTCTCCGGCACGTCCATGTCATGCCCTCACATTTCGGGAATTGTAGGCCTTTTGAGATCCTTGTATCCTTCTTGGACTCCTGCTGCTATTAAATCAGCTATCATGACAACAG CTACAACATTAGACAATAAGGCAGAACCAATTATGAATGCTACTAAAAGCCAAGCTACGCCGTTTAGCTACGGAGCAGGACATGTTCAACCAAACAGTGCAATGGATCCTGGTCTTGTTTATGACATAACAACGAATGATTACTTCAACTTCTTATGTGCATTAGGCTATAATGAAACACAAATGTCATTATTTTCAAAAGGTCCTTACAAATGCCATAAGAATTTTAGTATCCTCAACCTAAACTATCCTTCAATCACCGTTCCAAATCTCTCTGGGTCAGTGACAGTTACAAGGACATTAAAAAATGTTGGTGCTCCAGGAACATACATTGTTCATGTTCAGAGCCCAAGTGGGATCACTATTTCTGTGAAGCCAAATATATTGGAGTTCAAAAAAGTTGGTGAAGAGAAGAGGTTTGAAGTAAAATTGAAAGTaaagaaaggaaaagcaacaaagAGTTATGTGTTTGGAAAGATGATTTGGTCAGATGGGAAGCATTATGTTAAGAGTCCATTAGTTGTGAAAGCTGTTTAG
- the LOC11429056 gene encoding heavy metal-associated isoprenylated plant protein 46 yields the protein MTKQKIVIKVSMNNQKLRSKAMTIAAGVSGVEGTAIQGENKDQIEVTGEQIDSVRLTSLLRKKFCHAELVSVGPVGKTEEKKVEAIVAWNYGAPNYPVYEIRNSYQYEDPSCSIM from the exons ATGACTAAG CAAAAGATAGTGATCAAGGTATCTATGAACAATCAAAAATTAAGGTCCAAAGCCATGACAATCGCAGCTGGAGTCTCAG GAGTAGAAGGTACAGCTATACAAGGAGAAAACAAGGATCAAATAGAGGTAACAGGAGAACAAATAGATTCAGTTAGACTCACATCTCTGCTAAGAAAGAAATTCTGTCATGCAGAATTGGTGAGTGTTGGTCCTGTGGGAAAGACAGAGGAAAAGAAAGTAGAGGCAATTGTGGCATGGAATTATGGTGCTCCTAATTACCCTGTCTATGAGATAAGGAACTCATATCAATATGAGGACCCTTCATGTTCCATCATGTGA
- the LOC11435971 gene encoding heavy metal-associated isoprenylated plant protein 16 — protein sequence MAKQKIVIKVSIMNSHKSRSKAMKIAVGVSGVESAAVKGDSKDQIEVTGEQIDAAKLTCLLRKKFCHADLVSVGEVEKKEEKKEEAIVAWPCVAGYPHYPVPVCEIRDDPSCSIM from the exons ATGGCTAAG CAAAAGATAGTGATCAAGGTGTCAATTATGAACAGCCATAAATCAAGGTCCAAAGCCATGAAAATTGCAGTTGGAGTTTCAG GAGTGGAAAGTGCAGCTGTAAAAGGAGATAGCAAGGATCAAATAGAGGTAACTGGAGAACAAATAGACGCAGCTAAACTCACATGTCTACTTAGAAAGAAATTCTGTCATGCAGATTTGGTGAGTGTTGGTGaagttgaaaagaaagaagaaaagaaagaagaggcAATTGTAGCATGGCCTTGTGTAGCTGGTTATCCTCATTACCCTGTCCCTGTGTGTGAGATAAGGGACGACCCTTCTTGTTCCATCATGTGA
- the LOC11435970 gene encoding subtilisin-like protease SBT5.3 isoform X2: protein MGLPIPTLHFLLQILLVSLLHTPTFAEIKSYVVYLGSHSHDSEELSSVDFNRVTDSHYEFLGSFLGSSKTAKESIFYSYTRHINGFAATLEEEVAAEIAKHPKVLSVFENNGRKLHTTHSWGFMGLEDSYGVIPSSSIWNKARFGDGIIIANLDTGVWPESKSFSDEGFGPIPSKWRGICDKGRDPSFHCNRKLIGARYFNKGYASRLTVPLNSSFETPRDNEGHGSHTLSTAGGNMVPGVSVFGQGYGTAKGGSPKARVASYKVCWPPINGDECFDADILAAFDAAIHDGVDVLSVSLGGSASNLFNDSVAIGSFHAAKKGIVVVCSAGNSGPNDATASNLAPWYITVGASTMDREFPSYVVLGNNLTFKGESLSAARLADKFYPIIKATDAKLASATNEDAVLCQNGTLDPKKVKGKIVLCLRGINARVDKGEQALLAGAVGMVLANDKTTGNEIIADPHVLPASHINFSDGVEVFHYVNSSKSPVAYITHPTTKLHTKPAPFMAAFSSKGPNTIIPEILKPDITAPGVSVIAAYTEAEGPTNQEFDNRRIQFNSVSGTSMSCPHISGIVGLLRSLYPSWTPAAIKSAIMTTGKKFKVLKLLTISCIPRNINFNITSNELYCEIRFYTYTLNFVQCEFNRCNCQIKFFH, encoded by the exons ATGGGGTTACCAATTCCTACCCTTCACTTTCTCCTTCAAATTCTTCTTGTCTCTCTACTTCACACACCAACCTTTGCTGAGATAAAG TCATATGTGGTATACTTAGGAAGCCATTCACATGATTCAGAAGAACTGTCTTCAGTTGACTTCAATCGTGTTACGGATTCTCACTATGAGTTTCTAGGATCTTTCTTGGGAAg TTCTAAAACAGCAAAAGAATCGATATTTTACTCGTACACAAGGCACATAAATGGTTTTGCTGCAACTTTGGAAGAAGAAGTAGCAGCTGAGATAGCAA AACATCCAAAAGTGTTGTCAGTGTTTGAGAACAATGGAAGGAAACTACACACGACTCATTCATGGGGGTTCATGGGGTTGGAAGATAGTTATGGAGTGATACCGTCCAGCTCAATTTGGAACAAAGCTAGATTTGGTGATGGTATCATTATAGCAAATCTTGATACAG GCGTTTGGCCTGAATCAAAGAGCTTTAGTGATGAAGGGTTTGGACCAATTCCATCAAAGTGGAGAGGAATATGTGATAAGGGGAGGGATCCTAGTTTTCACTGCAACAG GAAACTGATTGGAGCAAGGTATTTCAACAAAGGCTATGCTTCGAGACTAACTGTCCCACTAAATTCTTCCTTTGAAACACCTCGTGACAATGAAGGTCATGGATCTCATACTTTATCAACAGCCGGTGGAAACATGGTACCTGGAGTCAGTGTCTTCGGTCAAGGCTATGGAACAGCAAAGGGTGGTTCACCAAAAGCAAGAGTTGCATCATACAAAGTTTGTTGGCCTCCAATTAATGGCGACGAGTGCTTTGATGCAGACATACTTGCAGCATTTGATGCAGCTATCCATGATGGTGTTGATGTCTTGTCTGTGTCACTTGGTGGCTCTGCTTCTAACCTTTTCAATGATAGTGTTGCTATTGGATCTTTCCATGCTGCTAAGAAAggtattgttgttgtttgctcTGCTGGCAATAGTGGACCAAATGATGCTACTGCATCAAATCTAGCTCCTTGGTATATCACAGTTGGTGCCAGCACAATGGATAGAGAGTTCCCTAGTTATGTTGTTCTTGGTAACAATTTAACCTTCAAG GGAGAAAGCTTATCAGCTGCCAGATTAGCAGACAAGTTCTACCCAATTATTAAAGCAACAGATGCTAAATTGGCAAGTGCAACAAATGAAGATGC CGTACTTTGCCAGAATGGAACTCTGGACCCCAAGAAGGTGAAGGGTAAGATAGTATTATGCCTGAGAGGAATAAATGCAAGAGTGGACAAGGGAGAGCAAGCTCTTCTAGCTGGTGCAGTAGGAATGGTCCTTGCCAATGATAAGACTACTGGAAATGAAATTATAGCTGATCCTCATGTTCTTCCTGCTTCTCACATCAATTTCTCTGATGGTGTAGAAGTCTTTCATTATGTCAACTCTTCCAA GTCTCCAGTGGCTTATATTACACATCCAACAACAAAATTGCATACTAAGCCAGCCCCTTTCATGGCAGCATTTTCCTCCAAAGGACCAAATACTATTATACCTGAGATTCTAAAG CCTGATATCACTGCACCAGGAGTGTCGGTTATAGCAGCCTACACTGAAGCTGAAGGGCCAACTAATCAAGAGTTTGACAATCGCCGAATTCAATTTAACTCAGTCTCCGGCACGTCCATGTCATGCCCTCACATTTCGGGAATTGTAGGCCTTTTGAGATCCTTGTATCCTTCTTGGACTCCTGCTGCTATTAAATCAGCTATCATGACAACAGGTAAGAAATTCAAGGTTCTCAAACTTCTAACCATTTCTTGCATCCCAAGAAATATCAACTTTAACATAACATCTAATGAACTTTACTGTGAAATTCGATTTT ATACTTACACCTTGAACTTCGTACAATGTGAATTTAACCGGTGTaattgtcaaattaaattttttcattaa